The following are from one region of the Etheostoma spectabile isolate EspeVRDwgs_2016 chromosome 2, UIUC_Espe_1.0, whole genome shotgun sequence genome:
- the cyp4v2a gene encoding cytochrome P450 4V8, translating into MAVLGSYSAPLLGISIFIAALTYITYKLLSGYLDKWFTMKPIPQADGTYIFIGNAFQFKYNAGDFFQQIMDFTRDFASAPLFKLWIGPIPFVILFHPETVETVLTNAVHMEKSYAYKFLHPWLGTGLLTSTGLKWRQRRKMLTPTFHFSILTDFLEVMNEQAEILVEKLEKQVGKGPFDCFSHITLCALDIICETAMGKKIYAQSNSDSEYVKCVYKMSDIVSRRQRSPWLWPDFVYNYFGEGRKHDKTLKILHSFTYKVIHERMENISLDESDSDSDKGTKKRRVFLDMLLKTKYEDGSKMSHQDIQEEVDTFMFEGHDTTAASMNWIIHLLGSHPEAHRKVQQELQEIFGTSDRPVNMEDLKKLKYLECVIKEALRLFPSVPFFARSIGEDCHINGFKVPKGANAIIITYSLHRDQRYFPDPEEFRPERFLPENSVGRPPYAYIPFSAGLRNCIGQRFALMEEKVILAYILRNFSVEACQTREELRPLGELILRPEKGIVIKLEKRKPPTSSN; encoded by the exons ATGGCTGTGCTCGGGAGTTACTCGGCACCTTTGCTTGGAATCAGCATCTTCATCGCTGCTCTGACCTACATCACCTACAAGCTGCTCAGCGGTTACCTGGACAAATGGTTCACCATGAAGCCTATTCCTCAGGCCGACGGAACGTATATCTTTATTGGAAATGCATTCCAGTTCAAATACAATGCAGgag ATTTCTTTCAGCAAATTATGGACTTCACCCGTGACTTCGCGAGTGCTCCTCTATTTAAACTCTGGATAGGACCAATCCCATTTGTGATCCTGTTTCATCCTGAAACGGTTGAG ACGGTTCTGACCAACGCTGTTCACATGGAGAAATCCTATGCGTACAAATTCCTCCACCCTTGGCTCGGAACTGGCCTTCTTACTAG CACTGGCCTTAAGTGGCGTCAGCGGCGGAAGATGTTAACGCCCACCTTCCACTTCTCCATCCTGACGGACTTCCTGGAAGTTATGAACGAGCAGGCCGAGATCCTGGTGGAGAAGCTGGAGAAGCAGGTGGGGAAGGGTCCATTTGACTGTTTCAGCCACATAACCTTGTGTGCCCTGGACATCATCTGTG AAACtgcaatggggaaaaaaatctatgCCCAGAGTAATTCTGACTCAGAGTATGTTAAGTGCGTGTACAA AATGAGTGACATTGTCAGCCGCAGACAGAGGAGTCCTTGGTTATGGCCTGACTTTGTGTACAACTACTTTGGTGAGGGTCGGAAGCATGACAAGACCCTCAAGATCCTGCACTCCTTCACATACAAA GTGATACACGAAAGAATGGAGAATATTTCCTTAGATGAATCAGACAGCGACTCGGACAAGGGCACGAAGAAAAGACGAGTATTTCTGGACATGCTCTTGAAGACCAAATACGAGGATGGCAGCAAAATGAGCCATCAGGATATTCAGGAAGAAGTGGACACCTTTATGTTTGAG GGACATGATACTACAGCAGCCTCGATGAACTGGATCATACATCTGCTGGGCTCCCACCCAGAGGCGCACAGGAAAGTTCAACAAGAGCTTCAGGAGATCTTTG GTACATCTGACCGGCCCGTAAACATGGAGGACCTGAAGAAGCTCAAATACCTGGAGTGTGTAATCAAGGAGGCGCTGCGACTGTTTCCCTCTGTGCCTTTTTTTGCCCGCAGCATTGGTGAAGACTGCCacatca ATGGTTTCAAGGTGCCCAAAGGTGCCAATGCCATCATCATTACCTACTCTCTCCACCGTGACCAGCGGTACTTCCCTGACCCTGAGGAGTTCAGGCCTGAGCGCTTCCTGCCTGAGAATTCAGTGGGAAGGCCTCCGTATGCGTACATCCCCTTCTCCGCTGGACTCCGCAACTGTATCG GTCAACGTTTTGCACTTATGGAAGAAAAGGTGATCTTGGCGTACATTCTGCGTAACTTTAGCGTTGAAGCGTGTCAGACTCGTGAAGAGCTGCGGCCGTTAGGAGAACTCATCCTGCGACCAGAGAAGGGCATCGTGATCAAACTGGAAAAGAGGAAACCCCCAACCTCATCAAACTAG
- the tlr3 gene encoding toll-like receptor 3 isoform X1, which produces MQRKNLVFETMCASRSVLPVVITICYLMAGPHNCVAFPKKTSCYVRDGRADCRHLSLSAVPPDLPSNITSLDMSHNRLKGIPPVTLNPYLGLLHLDIGYNSITKLDPGLCQTLPLLQTLNMEHNQLYVLKEEDVSHCTNLTRLIMASNKLKLQGEPFSALQSLKVLDVSMNKLQSAKLSSHPQLPSLVSLNLAFNDFPTLKKDDFSFLNQSFLQVLNMSSVPLKTLEPDCFKPISSLRTLIMDGSNMGTPVISKLCLELSGTSIDVLFLRKMKLITLTNKTFTGLQKTNLTFLDLSRNGMVGIEPGSFQWLSRLRTLILTDNNIKLLTKDTFQGLKSLQKLQLTKALVGAHPTPIIEDFSFQPLSALESLILQRTAVHAITEYTFTGLTSLKELDMSWSSCTSLRNITSKTLVSLAGSPLRKLNLTGTAIAQINPGCFSVLRNLTTLLLDFNFIKQNITGKEFEGLGQVEEIHMSNNHQTVNLGSTSFVNVPKLRFLTLARSLRAEAVNLDPSPFRPLSNLTFLDLSNNNIANIRENLLEGLVNLKVLKLQHNNFARLWKSANLGGPVLFLKNTRRLTTLEMDSNGLDEIPAEALRGLSDLRQLSLANNLFNRLKDSIFDDLNSLQALNLQKNLITAVRPEVFKTPLSNLRRLVMDKNPFDCTCESVLWFVTWLNDTNGTSVPGLRDQYMCNTPLGYFNRSIMDFDSLSCKDMTPFQALYILSSTAVIMLIVTALLVRFQGWRVQFYWNILINRTLGFSDAAVEEGREFEYDAYIIHAEKDSSWVERRLVPLENDQCRFCLEDRDAVPGTSQLQSIVENMRNSRKILFVVTETLLRDPWCGRFKAHHALHQVIEASRDSVVLVFLQDVHDYKLSHSLLLRRGMLRPCCILDWPVHKERVPAFHQKLLIALGMTNRLQ; this is translated from the exons ATGCAAAGGAAAAATCTG gtttttgaaaCAATGTGTGCTTCTCGTTCCGTTCTCCCGGTGGTGATCACCATATGTTATTTAATGGCGGGACCGCACAATTGCGTGGCATTCCCGAAGAAGACTTCTTGCTATGTGCGAGACGGCAGGGCGGACTGCCGCCACCTCAGCCTCAGTGCGGTCCCCCCAGACCTTCCCAGCAACATCACCAGCCTGGACATGTCTCACAACCGATTAAAGGGGATTCCCCCTGTGACACTAAACCCATACCTGGGACTCCTCCACCTCGATATCGGGTACAACAGTATCACCAAACTGGACCCGGGTCTGTGCCAGACTCTGCCCCTGCTGCAGACACTGAACATGGAGCACAATCAATTGTATGTGCTGAAGGAGGAGGACGTGAGCCATTGCACAAATCTAACACGGTTGATTATGGCTAGTAATAAGCTAAAGCTACAAGGAGAGCCCTTCTCTGCACTACAG AGCCTGAAAGTTCTTGATGTTTCCATGAACAAACTGCAGTCAGCTAAGCTCAGTTCTCACCCTCAGCTGCCCAGCCTCGTGAGCCTCAATCTGGCATTCAATGACTTCCCCACTCTCAAGAAAGATGACTTTTCATTTCTCAACCAATCGTTTCTACAAGTCCTCAACATGTCATCTGTGCCCCTAAAAACG TTGGAGCCTGATTGCTTTAAGCCCATTTCAAGCCTCCGTACTTTGATCATGGATGGAAGCAATATGGGAACCCCGGTTATTTCTAAACTCTGCTTGGAGCTGTCGGGGACATCCATTGATGTTCTGTTTCTTCGGAAGATGAAGCTGATCACGCTCACAAATAAAACCTTCACAGGGCTACAGAAAACAAATCTAACCTTTCTGGATCTGTCCCGTAATGGCATGGTTGGAATTGAACCGGGCTCATTTCAATGGCTGTCCAGACTTCGGACTCTAATTTTGACAGACAACAACATCAAGCTCCTGACCAAGGACACATTTcaggggctcaaaagtttgcaAAAACTCCAGTTGACAAAAGCTCTTGTTGGCGCTCATCCCACACCGATTATCGAGGATTTCTCCTTCCAACCATTAAGTGCTCTAGAAAGTTTGATATTACAGAGAACTGCAGTTCATGCAATCACAGAGTATACATTTACAGGCTTGACGAGTCTTAAAGAACTCGATATGAGCTGGAGTAGTTGTACCTCACTCAGAAACATCACCAGCAAGACCTTAGTCTCACTCGCAGGATCACCTCTCAGAAAGCTAAATCTAACAGGAACAGCTATAGCACAGATTAATCCAGGATGCTTCTCCGTTTTGAGGAACCTCACCACTCTACTTCTAGATTTCAACTTTATCAAGCAAAATATCACTGGCAAAGAGTTTGAAGGCCTGGGCCAGGTTGAAGAGATTCACATGTCTAATAACCACCAGACAGTCAATCTAGGCTCCACATCGTTCGTTAATGTGCCCAAACTTAGGTTCCTGACTTTGGCAAGAAGTCTTAGAGCCGAAGCCGTGAACCTGGATCCCTCTCCATTCCGTCCCCTGTCCAACCTCACCTTCCTGGATCtcagcaacaacaacattgCTAACATCAGAGAGAATTTGTTGGAGGGGCTTGTGAACCTGAAGGTGCTGAAGCTCCAACACAACAATTTTGCCCGTTTGTGGAAGAGTGCCAACCTAGGTGGGCCGGTGTTGTTTCTCAAAAACACACGGAGGTTGACAACCTTAGAGATGGATAGTAATGGGCTGGATGAGATCCCAGCAGAGGCTCTGAGAGGGTTGAGTGACCTCCGTCAACTCAGCTTGGCCAACAACCTCTTCAATAGGCTTAAGGACTCCATTTTTGATGATCTGAACTCACTGCAGGCTTTAAATTTACAGAAGAATCTGATCACGGCTGTGAGGCCTGAGGTGTTCAAAACTCCTCTGAGCAACCTCAGGCGGCTTGTCATGGACAAAAATCCATTTGACTGCACGTGTGAgagtgtgttgtggtttgtgacATGGTTGAATGACACAAATGGGACCAGTGTGCCAGGTCTCAGGGACCAGTACATGTGCAACACTCCACTAGGGTATTTCAATCGCTCCATCATGGATTTTGACAGCCTCTCTTGCAAAGATATGACCCCATTTCAGGCTCTTTACATACTGAGCAGCACTGCTGTCATCATGCTGATAGTAACTGCCCTTCTGGTGCGGTTCCAAGGCTGGAGGGTCCAGTTTTATTGGAACATATTGATCAATCGCACATTAGGATTTAGCGACGCCGCAGTTGAAGAGGGCAGGGAATTTGAGTACGATGCTTACATCATACATGCAGAGAAAGACAGCAGCTGGGTGGAAAGAAGGTTGGTCCCCTTAGAGAATGACCAATGCAGGTTTTGTTTGGAGGATCGAGATGCAGTCCCTGGCACGTCGCAGCTTCAATCCATTGTGGAAAATATGAGAAATTCCAGGAAAATCTTGTTTGTCGTCACTGAAACTCTTCTCAGAGATCCCTGGTGTGGACG ATTTAAAGCCCATCATGCACTTCACCAGGTCATTGAAGCCAGCAGGGACTCAGTGGTTCTGGTCTTCCTGCAGGACGTTCATGACTACAAGTTATCTCACTCACTCTTACTCCGCAGGGGCATGTTGCGTCCTTGCTGCATCCTGGACTGGCCTGTCCATAAGGAGAGGGTGCCGGCCTTTCACCAGAAACTCCTCATAGCACTTGGCATGACTAATCGATTGCAGTAG
- the tlr3 gene encoding toll-like receptor 3 isoform X2: MCASRSVLPVVITICYLMAGPHNCVAFPKKTSCYVRDGRADCRHLSLSAVPPDLPSNITSLDMSHNRLKGIPPVTLNPYLGLLHLDIGYNSITKLDPGLCQTLPLLQTLNMEHNQLYVLKEEDVSHCTNLTRLIMASNKLKLQGEPFSALQSLKVLDVSMNKLQSAKLSSHPQLPSLVSLNLAFNDFPTLKKDDFSFLNQSFLQVLNMSSVPLKTLEPDCFKPISSLRTLIMDGSNMGTPVISKLCLELSGTSIDVLFLRKMKLITLTNKTFTGLQKTNLTFLDLSRNGMVGIEPGSFQWLSRLRTLILTDNNIKLLTKDTFQGLKSLQKLQLTKALVGAHPTPIIEDFSFQPLSALESLILQRTAVHAITEYTFTGLTSLKELDMSWSSCTSLRNITSKTLVSLAGSPLRKLNLTGTAIAQINPGCFSVLRNLTTLLLDFNFIKQNITGKEFEGLGQVEEIHMSNNHQTVNLGSTSFVNVPKLRFLTLARSLRAEAVNLDPSPFRPLSNLTFLDLSNNNIANIRENLLEGLVNLKVLKLQHNNFARLWKSANLGGPVLFLKNTRRLTTLEMDSNGLDEIPAEALRGLSDLRQLSLANNLFNRLKDSIFDDLNSLQALNLQKNLITAVRPEVFKTPLSNLRRLVMDKNPFDCTCESVLWFVTWLNDTNGTSVPGLRDQYMCNTPLGYFNRSIMDFDSLSCKDMTPFQALYILSSTAVIMLIVTALLVRFQGWRVQFYWNILINRTLGFSDAAVEEGREFEYDAYIIHAEKDSSWVERRLVPLENDQCRFCLEDRDAVPGTSQLQSIVENMRNSRKILFVVTETLLRDPWCGRFKAHHALHQVIEASRDSVVLVFLQDVHDYKLSHSLLLRRGMLRPCCILDWPVHKERVPAFHQKLLIALGMTNRLQ; encoded by the exons ATGTGTGCTTCTCGTTCCGTTCTCCCGGTGGTGATCACCATATGTTATTTAATGGCGGGACCGCACAATTGCGTGGCATTCCCGAAGAAGACTTCTTGCTATGTGCGAGACGGCAGGGCGGACTGCCGCCACCTCAGCCTCAGTGCGGTCCCCCCAGACCTTCCCAGCAACATCACCAGCCTGGACATGTCTCACAACCGATTAAAGGGGATTCCCCCTGTGACACTAAACCCATACCTGGGACTCCTCCACCTCGATATCGGGTACAACAGTATCACCAAACTGGACCCGGGTCTGTGCCAGACTCTGCCCCTGCTGCAGACACTGAACATGGAGCACAATCAATTGTATGTGCTGAAGGAGGAGGACGTGAGCCATTGCACAAATCTAACACGGTTGATTATGGCTAGTAATAAGCTAAAGCTACAAGGAGAGCCCTTCTCTGCACTACAG AGCCTGAAAGTTCTTGATGTTTCCATGAACAAACTGCAGTCAGCTAAGCTCAGTTCTCACCCTCAGCTGCCCAGCCTCGTGAGCCTCAATCTGGCATTCAATGACTTCCCCACTCTCAAGAAAGATGACTTTTCATTTCTCAACCAATCGTTTCTACAAGTCCTCAACATGTCATCTGTGCCCCTAAAAACG TTGGAGCCTGATTGCTTTAAGCCCATTTCAAGCCTCCGTACTTTGATCATGGATGGAAGCAATATGGGAACCCCGGTTATTTCTAAACTCTGCTTGGAGCTGTCGGGGACATCCATTGATGTTCTGTTTCTTCGGAAGATGAAGCTGATCACGCTCACAAATAAAACCTTCACAGGGCTACAGAAAACAAATCTAACCTTTCTGGATCTGTCCCGTAATGGCATGGTTGGAATTGAACCGGGCTCATTTCAATGGCTGTCCAGACTTCGGACTCTAATTTTGACAGACAACAACATCAAGCTCCTGACCAAGGACACATTTcaggggctcaaaagtttgcaAAAACTCCAGTTGACAAAAGCTCTTGTTGGCGCTCATCCCACACCGATTATCGAGGATTTCTCCTTCCAACCATTAAGTGCTCTAGAAAGTTTGATATTACAGAGAACTGCAGTTCATGCAATCACAGAGTATACATTTACAGGCTTGACGAGTCTTAAAGAACTCGATATGAGCTGGAGTAGTTGTACCTCACTCAGAAACATCACCAGCAAGACCTTAGTCTCACTCGCAGGATCACCTCTCAGAAAGCTAAATCTAACAGGAACAGCTATAGCACAGATTAATCCAGGATGCTTCTCCGTTTTGAGGAACCTCACCACTCTACTTCTAGATTTCAACTTTATCAAGCAAAATATCACTGGCAAAGAGTTTGAAGGCCTGGGCCAGGTTGAAGAGATTCACATGTCTAATAACCACCAGACAGTCAATCTAGGCTCCACATCGTTCGTTAATGTGCCCAAACTTAGGTTCCTGACTTTGGCAAGAAGTCTTAGAGCCGAAGCCGTGAACCTGGATCCCTCTCCATTCCGTCCCCTGTCCAACCTCACCTTCCTGGATCtcagcaacaacaacattgCTAACATCAGAGAGAATTTGTTGGAGGGGCTTGTGAACCTGAAGGTGCTGAAGCTCCAACACAACAATTTTGCCCGTTTGTGGAAGAGTGCCAACCTAGGTGGGCCGGTGTTGTTTCTCAAAAACACACGGAGGTTGACAACCTTAGAGATGGATAGTAATGGGCTGGATGAGATCCCAGCAGAGGCTCTGAGAGGGTTGAGTGACCTCCGTCAACTCAGCTTGGCCAACAACCTCTTCAATAGGCTTAAGGACTCCATTTTTGATGATCTGAACTCACTGCAGGCTTTAAATTTACAGAAGAATCTGATCACGGCTGTGAGGCCTGAGGTGTTCAAAACTCCTCTGAGCAACCTCAGGCGGCTTGTCATGGACAAAAATCCATTTGACTGCACGTGTGAgagtgtgttgtggtttgtgacATGGTTGAATGACACAAATGGGACCAGTGTGCCAGGTCTCAGGGACCAGTACATGTGCAACACTCCACTAGGGTATTTCAATCGCTCCATCATGGATTTTGACAGCCTCTCTTGCAAAGATATGACCCCATTTCAGGCTCTTTACATACTGAGCAGCACTGCTGTCATCATGCTGATAGTAACTGCCCTTCTGGTGCGGTTCCAAGGCTGGAGGGTCCAGTTTTATTGGAACATATTGATCAATCGCACATTAGGATTTAGCGACGCCGCAGTTGAAGAGGGCAGGGAATTTGAGTACGATGCTTACATCATACATGCAGAGAAAGACAGCAGCTGGGTGGAAAGAAGGTTGGTCCCCTTAGAGAATGACCAATGCAGGTTTTGTTTGGAGGATCGAGATGCAGTCCCTGGCACGTCGCAGCTTCAATCCATTGTGGAAAATATGAGAAATTCCAGGAAAATCTTGTTTGTCGTCACTGAAACTCTTCTCAGAGATCCCTGGTGTGGACG ATTTAAAGCCCATCATGCACTTCACCAGGTCATTGAAGCCAGCAGGGACTCAGTGGTTCTGGTCTTCCTGCAGGACGTTCATGACTACAAGTTATCTCACTCACTCTTACTCCGCAGGGGCATGTTGCGTCCTTGCTGCATCCTGGACTGGCCTGTCCATAAGGAGAGGGTGCCGGCCTTTCACCAGAAACTCCTCATAGCACTTGGCATGACTAATCGATTGCAGTAG